In one Zobellia galactanivorans genomic region, the following are encoded:
- the rlmH gene encoding 23S rRNA (pseudouridine(1915)-N(3))-methyltransferase RlmH, giving the protein MTIKLIAIGKTDSKSLLQLISEYENRLKHYVKFELEIIPDIKNAKNLTEAQQKEKEGQLILKKLGPTDALVLLDENGRQHSSVEFSAYLQKKMNSGLKQLVFVIGGPYGFSPEVYAKAKGKISLSKMTFSHQMVRLFVVEQIYRAFTILRNEPYHHQ; this is encoded by the coding sequence ATGACCATAAAACTTATAGCAATAGGAAAAACGGATAGTAAGTCCCTATTACAGCTCATATCGGAGTACGAGAACAGACTAAAGCACTATGTAAAGTTTGAACTTGAGATTATTCCCGACATAAAAAACGCAAAAAACCTCACGGAAGCCCAACAAAAGGAAAAAGAAGGCCAGCTGATCCTAAAAAAGCTCGGCCCGACCGATGCACTAGTGTTGTTGGACGAAAATGGAAGACAGCATTCTTCGGTAGAATTCTCGGCCTATTTACAGAAGAAAATGAATTCAGGCCTAAAACAGCTTGTATTCGTAATCGGTGGTCCTTATGGCTTCAGTCCTGAAGTTTACGCAAAGGCCAAGGGAAAAATAAGCCTATCTAAAATGACTTTTTCACACCAAATGGTACGCTTGTTCGTGGTCGAACAAATCTATCGAGCCTTCACCATTTTACGGAACGAACCCTACCACCACCAATAA
- a CDS encoding YihY/virulence factor BrkB family protein, translated as MSQEIEEKIDKIPIINWLARFFKGVKLPGFEGLSLYDLLEMYVHGIIQGAISTRASSIAFSLFLALFPLLIFLITLIPFILPYVSVGNENFDSQFLLFLESFLPSATSDYFGEIYQQIKDQKQGGLLSSAFFFSIFLMANGVNAIFGGFENSYHVELTRNFFRQYIYALMVGLILSILLIVGAVVYGYFELYIIDYLSVWAAKTRGYDLTQNDIVGAKIGKVLFFVLLSYFTTAILYYFGTTEGRHARFFSVGALMTTLLFMLTSYLFGVYVEKFARYNELYGALGGLLILMVYIWLNSNILLLGFELNASLNSLRKTYTKK; from the coding sequence ATGTCGCAAGAGATAGAAGAGAAAATCGATAAAATTCCGATAATCAATTGGTTGGCGCGCTTTTTTAAAGGGGTTAAGCTGCCTGGGTTTGAAGGGCTATCTCTGTACGACTTGTTGGAAATGTATGTTCATGGCATCATTCAAGGTGCTATTTCAACACGGGCCAGTTCTATTGCGTTTAGCCTATTTTTGGCATTGTTTCCTTTGTTGATATTTCTAATTACCCTAATCCCTTTTATCTTGCCCTATGTGAGTGTGGGCAATGAAAATTTCGATTCCCAGTTCCTGCTCTTTTTGGAGTCTTTTTTGCCCTCGGCCACGAGTGACTATTTTGGGGAGATTTACCAGCAGATCAAAGACCAAAAACAGGGAGGGCTCTTGTCTTCCGCTTTTTTCTTTTCCATTTTTTTAATGGCTAATGGGGTCAATGCCATCTTTGGGGGCTTTGAGAATTCGTACCATGTAGAGTTGACACGAAATTTCTTCCGCCAGTATATCTATGCCCTTATGGTGGGGTTGATTTTGTCAATATTGTTGATCGTTGGGGCTGTGGTCTATGGCTATTTCGAATTGTATATAATTGATTATCTTAGTGTGTGGGCCGCTAAAACTAGGGGGTACGACCTCACCCAGAATGATATTGTCGGTGCGAAAATAGGTAAGGTGCTGTTTTTTGTTCTTTTATCTTATTTTACCACGGCTATATTGTATTATTTTGGGACTACCGAGGGTAGGCACGCCCGATTTTTTTCGGTTGGGGCGCTTATGACCACTTTGTTGTTCATGTTGACCTCGTATTTATTTGGGGTTTATGTTGAAAAATTCGCCAGATACAACGAATTATACGGAGCTTTGGGAGGTTTGTTGATTCTTATGGTATATATCTGGTTAAATTCCAATATATTGCTGTTAGGGTTCGAGCTTAATGCTTCGTTGAACTCGTTAAGAAAAACATATACTAAGAAATGA
- the nadC gene encoding carboxylating nicotinate-nucleotide diphosphorylase, which yields MISEEQFQKEIDNIIANAIREDVGDGDHSSLACIPDTATGKAKLLVKDEGIIAGVEFAKQVFKYVDADMEVETLINDGSPVKYGDIVFYVSGRSQSILKAERLVLNAMQRMSAIATKTNSFVKLLEGTGTKILDTRKTTPGIRALEKWAVKIGGGENHRFALYDMIMLKDNHIDFAGGIAKAIQKTKDYLRETGRDLKIIVEARDLDEIKQILEAGGVYRILIDNFNYEDTRKAVAMIGDSCLTESSGGINEDTLRKYAECGVNYISSGALTHSVFNKDLSLKAV from the coding sequence ATGATTTCCGAAGAACAGTTTCAAAAAGAAATAGATAATATTATAGCCAATGCCATTCGAGAAGATGTGGGCGATGGCGACCATAGCTCCTTGGCCTGTATTCCCGATACGGCTACGGGGAAGGCCAAGTTGTTGGTGAAAGATGAAGGTATTATTGCGGGAGTGGAGTTTGCCAAGCAGGTTTTTAAGTACGTAGATGCCGATATGGAGGTGGAAACACTGATAAACGATGGGTCGCCGGTGAAATATGGGGATATTGTCTTTTATGTTTCCGGAAGGTCCCAAAGTATTTTGAAAGCGGAGCGCTTGGTTTTGAACGCCATGCAGCGCATGAGTGCCATTGCGACCAAAACAAATTCCTTCGTTAAGTTATTGGAAGGAACGGGTACTAAAATTTTGGACACCCGAAAGACCACTCCGGGTATTCGTGCATTGGAGAAATGGGCCGTTAAGATTGGCGGGGGTGAAAACCATAGGTTTGCACTCTACGATATGATTATGCTCAAGGATAACCATATTGATTTTGCCGGGGGAATTGCTAAGGCCATTCAGAAAACGAAAGACTATTTACGGGAAACCGGTCGAGATCTAAAAATAATAGTGGAGGCACGCGATTTGGATGAAATAAAGCAAATTCTAGAGGCCGGAGGTGTATATCGCATTCTTATCGATAACTTTAATTATGAAGATACACGTAAGGCCGTTGCTATGATAGGTGATAGCTGTTTGACCGAGTCTTCTGGAGGTATCAATGAAGATACCCTTCGTAAGTATGCCGAGTGTGGGGTGAACTATATTTCTTCTGGAGCGCTTACCCATTCGGTGTTTAATAAGGATTTAAGCCTAAAAGCGGTATAA